A single region of the Enterobacter cloacae complex sp. R_G8 genome encodes:
- a CDS encoding TolC family outer membrane protein, producing MTIWRNYKSLRISATLILISIGINTANANSGVVGIAPIPKTTLKESILFAIDRDPSVSQQAAQLGIGQAQIDEARSGWMPQISLNGSTGHSQTTDSSGSLRNSAAWGLSLTQLIYDFGKTNNSISQSSARRDSYRYQLMETLSAVAEKTALSYVEVKRYSDLLEAAKENVQALKNVEQLAKLRADAGVSSTSDELQTRTRIAGMQATVEQYSAALNSARARLAVLTGMQAESYSPVPAKLAVEQDAVNQIDYSLIPAVMAAQNMERSAQYGVETAKSQHWPTLSLKGGRTRYESDNRSYWDDQIQLNIDAPLYQGGAVSARVRQAEGARAMASSQVDQARFDVLQKASVAQADWTGARGRMAAGALQLESALRAREVYRNEYTLSKRSINDLLSVEQDVWQATSAKIIAEYDGWSSAINYAAAVDNLMPLIGIEKNAAAKLPDLS from the coding sequence ATGACGATATGGCGAAATTATAAATCGTTACGAATATCCGCAACGCTGATATTAATTTCGATAGGCATCAATACAGCCAATGCCAATAGCGGTGTGGTGGGTATTGCCCCGATTCCAAAGACAACGTTAAAAGAAAGTATCCTGTTTGCCATCGATCGCGATCCGTCGGTCAGCCAACAGGCGGCACAATTAGGTATTGGTCAGGCGCAAATAGATGAAGCGCGTAGCGGATGGATGCCGCAAATATCGCTGAACGGCAGTACAGGCCATAGCCAGACTACCGATTCCAGCGGGTCGCTGAGAAATTCCGCGGCCTGGGGATTGAGCCTCACGCAGCTTATCTATGACTTTGGAAAGACGAATAACAGTATCAGCCAGTCTTCTGCGCGACGTGATAGCTATCGTTACCAGCTGATGGAGACGCTCTCAGCGGTGGCGGAAAAAACCGCGCTGAGCTATGTGGAAGTCAAACGCTACAGCGATCTGTTAGAGGCGGCTAAAGAGAATGTTCAGGCCCTCAAAAACGTGGAGCAACTGGCGAAACTGCGCGCGGATGCGGGCGTAAGTTCAACCTCCGATGAACTGCAGACTCGCACACGGATCGCCGGAATGCAGGCGACGGTTGAACAGTACAGCGCCGCGTTAAACAGTGCCCGCGCCAGACTGGCGGTATTGACGGGCATGCAGGCTGAATCCTATTCACCGGTGCCTGCGAAGCTCGCCGTTGAACAGGATGCCGTTAACCAGATTGATTATTCACTGATACCGGCGGTGATGGCCGCGCAGAATATGGAACGTTCGGCCCAGTATGGCGTGGAAACCGCAAAATCTCAGCACTGGCCAACCTTAAGCCTGAAAGGAGGACGCACGCGTTATGAGTCCGATAACCGTTCTTACTGGGATGACCAGATACAGCTCAATATCGATGCGCCCCTTTATCAGGGGGGAGCCGTGTCCGCTCGCGTCCGTCAGGCTGAAGGGGCCAGGGCGATGGCGTCGTCTCAGGTCGATCAGGCGCGATTCGATGTGCTGCAAAAAGCCTCCGTCGCGCAGGCAGACTGGACCGGCGCGCGCGGAAGAATGGCCGCCGGAGCGTTACAGCTGGAGAGTGCGTTACGTGCGCGCGAGGTCTACCGAAATGAATATACCCTGAGCAAGCGCAGCATTAATGATTTGCTCAGCGTTGAACAGGACGTCTGGCAGGCCACCTCCGCGAAAATAATCGCGGAATATGATGGCTGGAGTTCGGCAATTAATTACGCTGCCGCTGTTGATAATCTTATGCCGCTTATTGGAATTGAGAAAAACGCTGCCGCAAAATTACCCGATTTGAGTTGA
- a CDS encoding DeoR/GlpR family DNA-binding transcription regulator: protein MHKTARQKYVLEIISEQGQASITELAEKLQVSADTIRRDLTDLEKQGLAQKNHGGAIALNLSAMNRQGRNTLLPDTKQRLGKQVAQSVPAGSTLFLDAGSTVMAVATFLQGPLTVITTSLDIAHYFSDREDIDLILLGGKWDQKQRLFAGGATLSLLSRYRADIAILGACALHSSLGLSASTEADAEVKRAMLAASQAHWIVADHLKVNRCEPYLVCGLEEIHQLFLDRPWPELGDQSAVHVTVCAHQRGEGHE, encoded by the coding sequence ATGCACAAAACCGCCCGTCAAAAATATGTGCTCGAGATCATCAGCGAGCAGGGACAGGCCAGTATCACCGAGTTGGCGGAAAAGCTGCAGGTTTCAGCCGATACCATTCGCCGGGATCTGACAGACCTCGAAAAACAAGGGCTGGCGCAGAAGAACCACGGGGGGGCTATCGCGCTGAATCTCTCGGCCATGAATCGCCAGGGCAGAAACACGCTCCTGCCGGACACCAAACAGCGGCTGGGAAAACAGGTGGCACAGTCTGTTCCGGCGGGTTCAACGCTGTTTCTGGATGCGGGCAGCACGGTCATGGCGGTGGCCACTTTCCTTCAGGGGCCGCTGACGGTGATCACCACCTCGCTGGATATCGCCCACTATTTTAGCGACCGGGAGGATATCGACCTGATCCTGCTCGGCGGGAAGTGGGATCAGAAGCAACGCCTGTTTGCCGGCGGTGCTACCCTCTCCCTTCTTTCGCGGTATCGGGCGGATATCGCCATTCTCGGCGCCTGCGCCCTTCATTCATCACTCGGTCTGAGTGCCAGTACAGAGGCTGATGCCGAGGTAAAACGGGCGATGCTTGCCGCCAGCCAGGCGCACTGGATCGTCGCGGACCATCTGAAAGTCAACCGCTGTGAACCTTACCTGGTATGCGGGTTAGAAGAAATTCATCAACTGTTTTTAGATCGTCCCTGGCCTGAGCTTGGGGACCAGAGCGCAGTGCATGTCACGGTTTGCGCGCATCAACGTGGAGAAGGTCATGAGTAA